DNA sequence from the Larus michahellis chromosome Z, bLarMic1.1, whole genome shotgun sequence genome:
ACCGCGACCAGGGGGCATTCGATCAAAACCTCCTCTTCCACGCATCGGAAAGCCTACCGGACGTCCCCTTCTATCATCAAACATCATTGTGAAGCCACCATAGTCATATGTTTCATCGTAGAAATTGGGATCATAAGGCTGGGCCCGTCCTTTAATTGGAGACTAcaagacacaaacaaaacaacaatccCCCCAACCCAATTAGAACTATGAcaatttcatatttaattaaattaatatacTAAATGTATAAATATGAATTTATGCATTTGGAATATGTTCTTGATTTCACAATGCTGGTAAGAAAAGAGGAGATGGTATGTGTTTCCTGTGACCTTAACTACGACAGAGAAACTGCTGTTATTTATCAGCAGCAAATAAATTTTGTCTCCCTTCCTCTTCAATTTTTGCATCTAGTGATATGCAAAGCATGAATAATGGCCCAGTAGTACCAAAAATTGCTTCCCTCCCCCATAATGTGCATCCCAATtctaaaaaatggaaacagtttCAAATGGTGGTAACAATCACTTTGGTACCGGGAAAGTAGGAGGTCCTGAATTCAGAACAGGAACTGAAAgagataatttttaaatggtCCCTAACACTAATGAATGGCaatgaaggaataaaataaatttaataaacgTTACCTCAGAGATAAGATCCAAGATAATCTTGATACATTCAACAACTCTATCAGGTTTTCCGCCAATAAGGACCACTCTGTCCGTAGAATGAGGACAACACTCTTGGAAGAGCTTAATGGTGGTCTGAGtgttctgtttaagaaaaaaaaaaaatccaagattgTTTAATACAAGGATTGTGAACAACTTTATAAAcccattaaaatgtttttgaagaaacAATCCAAAAGACAATTAAATTCCCAGCCATTTTAAGTGCATGAGTGCTTCTGAGTTCTcacaacaaatttaattttaggGTTACTTCCACCCCCAACTCCTTTTTTAAAGACCTGTCCTGACATCGTTttgtgtgaagaggaaaaaaagttcaaTTTTCTCCACTTTCAATTATGGCCCACCTACACACCATCATTTAATTAAATAGTAGCAAAAGGACCACATATACACTGTGAACTTATAAGTTCTATTAACCTTCACATGTCAAGAAAACACGCTTTGGATGCAAGACAGCAATGTTGCTAGGATTATGTCTAGTTATCTTGACTTTCTCAATCCATGTGAACAGGTACTAGCTTATACCTGAACTGATCTGAAATTGCCTCTGACACGccaagaaaggacagaaaacagagGTGTTTTCAGTTCATAGAAAccattaactttttaaaatctcattccttcactgaaagaaaacaatggTCTTCTAGGaggtaaaactaaaaaaatatatgtaaagcCCCTTTACTGTGTAAGTCAGACATCTATTGAATTATCACCACAAGAATTTCTGAACATGCATTCACCCTTAACTATTTTGCATGTCCAGCCACATGAATAAATCTTGACTATGCAGCAGTTCATTCTCGAAGGAGTGAGGAATGCcaatttaacagaacaaaaaaaaaattcctttcctaCTCTCCCATAAATATGCCTTAGAAGCTTGACAAGAAGCCCTAGGCTCTATCACCAGCAACTTTACTTCTGATGGCTTGCAAGGAAGTTGCAACTTGCAGATCTAACTCAGAACATCAAAATCATGTATGCAGTATGTTCTGGAGGAATTACTGCACAGAAGATACATTTGCCCCTTATGAACACAAAACACTTAAGTTctttattaaacagaaaacaaatctcagAAGAACAAGTACCTCTCTGAGTTCTTTAATTTTAGCACCCTTGACACCAATAATTCCTCCTGCCAAACTTTGGTGAATGAGAAGTCTTAATTCGCAGTCAAAGTCGCTGCCTTTGTAGTGTTGATACTGTAAGAAGGATGCGtacaaggaaaagaataaattattagtcacataaaaatgtaaaaatatttgtagttTTGTTAAGTTTTTTCTCCAAACACAATGGCATGACCTGATTCATTGCTGAATTGTAATCCTGTATTTCCTTTGATAGGATAAGAACTATTTAAGCACCTCACCCTCAACATAAACTGATACCACATCAGTATTCTTTATTTATTACATTACATTGCACAACTTTCTACAAAGATGTAAGAACATACCAAAGAATGCAATATTCTTACTGACAAAGCCAATACAGGATACAAGTTACAATGCAACTACTTAAAAACAACGATGGAACAAATCAGGAGGCAAGTATTTTGAAAGTGGGAAGGCTGTTTGAAAGGTTCATTTAATAAACTGTGACTGACTCTGTCCTCtaccaaaaaaaggcaaacatgTAGTTTGACAGCCATAACCCTTCTTAAaaaggtttttgggtttttttttctaatttactgTATTTAGAGAGCAGCAACTCATGTGGAATCATCTCGTTTCAAAAGTTAATCTTTTacctctgaaaagaaacaaacattaagaAACATACCTCTTCTAAAGTAGGGATAATCTTCTTCAAGATTTCTCCAATTGTCTCTATATCTGCACTTATACTCAAGATGCTGTTGGAGGCCGTAATGCCAGACAATATGGAGAAGGTGGAAAAGAAGAAGTaaatttttttcatcatcatACACTAAATTCCAGCAATATTTACTACACAGAAGAGCTTATAATTAATATTCCCCATTTAAAGTAAACCTGTTTGCTCAATTTACAACACATGCATCTTTGTTTATGCCCAATACATATGCATGATAAATTTAAGATTAGGTAGGtcttgcagagagagagaaagaaagacagaatgGACTTTTGGAAGGGCTCAGATTAAGTGGGCAAGAAACTGACGCAGAACTGAAAGTAGAAGTGAAAATTCATGTTCCCCGCCACCACTAATTTAGGAAACCCTCGCTATTACATTGGTAAAACCGGCACACCTTCTCATAGAAAAATTGGGGATATGCAAGTGGTGAACATTGTATCTGGAGCAAGGTTATGAGACCAGTTAGAAATCAGATTACTAATGGGCTCtccaagaaaacaaatacaaatgcaagacaaaaaaaagacaaaacaaatgagAAGTGAAGGAAAGTGAACCAGAGTTAGCATTTCATCAGAAATAATTATGAACAGGCAATGTTGAGGGGAGCAAGGTGGGCCACAAAGACAGAGCGAGAGACTATTTTGAAACAATTTGATTTACAATGCAGCAAATATGCAACACTTGAAGCTGTGCTCCttccattgaaataaaattaGTGGATTGTTTGGGTGGGCAACTCACGTAAAAGTTCAGTGACAAAAAGACTTAATGgggaaaataagacagaaaacttgaaaaaaaacaatacaCCGTCTATAAGGGGATACTATTTAATCATATCAAAGGCAggtaataaaatacatttctctctTTCTAATCAGGCAGTGAGGCATAAACTGTTGGGACATACCGCTCGGGGCCACTGCTGTCTGGGACTGAAACACTGGCATTGTACTGCATTGGTCATTGGCGTTCGTGGATGTTGGCATTGGGCATGGGTATTCAATCGGAAGTTGTCAAGTATGGTACCCGTTTGGCAACGAGCACATTTTTGGGCATAGCCAACCAGGGTTTTCACATGGGCGTTCAGGGGCGGATGGGCCAACGTCATGGTGGGCAACGCAGGGGCAAGTCGATCCAGTACATGGGCAACGGAGATATATGGCCAAAAAaacaaggagagggaaaagggggaaaagcaataaattttaatttaatacaaACTATACTCATCACTCTCAATTAATGAAACAAGCTTAAGTTGTTCTGAAGACTAATACAATAACGGATTGCTACACCGACTGTGGCTTAACAGTATGGACCTTAAAAATGAGTCACTTGATCTGACTAAACTACTTTTTACTTTTGACATATGATGTTTCAGTAGCAGGCTGGCTCATGAGGGTAGACACAAAAACCTGTTGAGATTGGTATTGCTAGAACCTTGGGCAAATCGGGAAAGCTGGTTTTCCAGACCAATGTAAGTTATCTGGACTTAGGTGACGTAttgatttacttaaaaaaataaaacaaaaaaaaaatccacaaaaaaaaaacctaaaagaaaaaatacaactaGCTGCCAAAGTTAGTGAGCATATGTATGATTCCTGACCATTTCAACTTAAACCTCAATTCTAGTTGCGGTAGTTTATGAACTTAGTTGGAACTGATTTGTAGTGATATATTGCCAAATCTTGTGTTGAACAGAGTCTCGATCGGAAAAAACTGCTGAAATCGTAGCTGATGTTAAGTACAGGAGTGTAAACAAATGGAATTTAAGAAGCGTTGCCAAGTTTTATAAATACACAACATTAACGCTGAGCATGTGTCTAATCACAAGAGTCAACCCACTGTAAAATGTGAATGCGTGAGTAAATCGTGACCATTTAAAAATGCTTCCAAGTAACAGAATAGAATGTTCCTTTACTGTTCTATACCTATATTTAAATCGAGCAATCTTAACATTAATGATTTCGTGCTCCATGTGCAAGCTGTTAAAGAACAGATGgaccattttgtttgtttgcttttttagagGAAGTTGAAGAATTCCTCTATCACTGGGTTAAGCCAGCCACCTGCAATGGTTTCAGTACTACTATAATTGATTCACTTGTATGGGAAATGGTACAATTAAGGGTTTTAAGTTTTGTCAATATTTCTAATTAGGACGGTAACTCAATTGAAGTGTGTAATTTAGTGGAATCCTATTCAAAAGCGAAGAGATTTAATATAAACCTCTCCTCCTACGAGTTGAGCTGGgttttaattacaaaagaaattgAAGGACTAAGTTATCTACTCCAACAATCACTACAAATGGCTTGTAACTAGACTATTGATGTCCAGAGTTGCTCCCATTTCTAGAAATGCAGGTAAACAAGCTTTTGAGGTAGTGCTCTGAAAGAATAGGTGTTAAATTAGTTCAAACTCATATATACTCACGTCTGTACGAAGTGCTTTAATATTTTTGCCACCTTTTCCAATCACTGCTCCAGCATTCTGGAAAATAGTTTTCAGAAGTTACGTTATGCCAACACAGCACAGACTATTTTTCTGAACTCAAGACTAAACCCAGTATATTTATTTTCGCATTACCCTGTTGgcctggggggtgggggcaggcaggTACTGTTTTTGAAAGGTTCCAGTCAAATTGAAACAAACTGAAATAGTTTGTCCATGGAAAAAATTACCAACAGCTCTTACCACTGAACTTAGGAAAGGGAAGGATATTCAATTTTACAGCTAATATTTCCATTCCAAATGGAAGTCTCAAGGCAATTCTGCCTGTGTTAAAGCAATCTCATGGACTATAGCACTCAAAAAAATATACTGCATGAATGTAATGTAGGTCAATGATTTCCCTAAtttatttgattctttttttgggaaaaaaatttttttttaagagattacGTTTGCAAATTCTACTTTTGCACACGCAACATTTCTTGGTAACTTCAAGTGCTAATTTTGGTTTATACCTCTGTAACTTAAGTGACTTCTGAGAGCAATATATTCTGAAAAAGGTTAAAGCCAAGCTTAACAGCCAGTAACTTCAAGTTTCTAACGTCAACTGGAATAAACTGGCAGATAGTCAAGAAGAGTAACTCTAGAATTGTATTTTTACCAGGTTATTTCAAGGATTACATGCGAAAGTATTGCTTTTGTTACACAGATCATACATTATGCTAACAGCACGCTACACATTTCATGGTAGGTACCCCATGTAACTTGACTGTTGGTCAGAAATGCCATGCAGAGTTAATGTAACATTCTCCCATACCACCACCAAAGACTAAGATACTTCAAAAAGTACAAACCACCTGTAACAACTGGAAACAACAGAGAAAGTTCATACATCACAACTTTACTGTAACTATTTACACTTTTTAACAAAACCACTGTCATCCCTGAAGCATTACTCCCACATTTCTTCCCGTTGTTATATTTGAACAAGTTTAGTAGATTTGTTTGGGAGAGTTACTAGAAGCCTAAGGAAGTTCTCATCTTACCTCTCACATTTAATTTACAATCACTAGCTGATCATTCTCTCAAGTGCTTCCTTTCCAAAGACTAATACACAGTCAATCCCCTCAAAATAACAACCTTCCACTCAAATATAAAAACACCCTATAATTCCTACTGCTCTATTTTTTCAGCAAGTGCATCTTTTAAAGGTAACTGAATTGATCCTTAGAGACTTACCCTTTAAAAGAATCACTGAAGATAATTCCATCGCAATACACTTCTACTACCATTCACACACACTTAAAATTATTCCTAATGAGTtatcttgtatttaaataaagTACATACTCTTTCTAAATGCATAGCCCAACATACACTTTGTCATCACTGCTTTGAGCAATGCTATAAACAAAACCAGTAGAAACGAAAAAGCATACTTTGCTCTGAAGCAGGATGCGCAATTCAACCATCTCATCAGTGTTCCGAGATCTTTTGAAGGCCTGCTCTTCCTCCATATCTTCTGCAGGACGTTTGCCTGTAGAAAGGTCCATAGGGgggaaacacaaatatttatttaactttctaaGTCATAGTGAAACAGAACACATGACAATTTATGCTCTGTATTATTAACACTTTGTTTCCTATTAGCCCGACACTAATTACTGATGCCTACTCTGAGCATCCATAGCTCAGAAATAGGTCTTTACTTCATCAGCTCACATATTGATTAACTActgaaaatccatttaaaaatctatGAACTATGATTTAAGTGAAAATGTTGCTCACAGTGAGAAATTCATGACACACTGTTTAAAGCAGTGCAGCATCACcaactttgtatttatttataatttacaATTGGGAAAAATCTTTCAGGCAAAAAGCTCAAATGTAGTTTGTCCAACACCAAAATACTAGTGGAATAATAGTAAAGTAGCACTTCAAATACCGTTTGCAAAAAAACTGGCATGAATCTAATGCCCTAACTTCCTCACCAATTATGCCAAAGAAGTTTTTAACGAAGCTCTTTAGAGATATTTCACATACTTCTACTCCTGCATGTAAGAACTGCAATAAACAAAACGCAATCAATGGATACGCCTGACAGTATTCTTACACATTCACACTCTCCACACAAACACCGAATATTTAACTATGACATATTTTCAAATCCTTAGTCATAACTTTCAGCTACTTATCCCACGTCTAAAACCTGTCAACAGAAAGATTATACATTTATGTTTCAAAAGCATAATACGgtctaattaaaaatgaaaagatttaatGCAGAATGCAAAATGACTGCTGACACGAACACCTGATACAGTTAAAGCacttcaaaatacttaaaaacattGAAATTTCAAGAGgttctttataaaaagaaatagtcCTTTAAAAAATTTACCATTTGTCTCTGTGTTGGTAAAGGTCTCTTCCTGTTGTTCAGTCTCCATTGCCTTTGTTTCTCAGGTGGGCAGGAAAAACCTGTTGAAGAATAAAAAAGCTGGTACATATTTTGCGAAAAGGCAAACTGTACATCATGctaaagggaaaaagcaaaaagaaatgccTGCTTCTAGAACTTACCGCTATTATATATCCTTGCAGAGAAAAACTCAAGTATTCTGGGCGGGATCAAAATCCAACAGCCTATTGCTTCAAGAGCCTATGAAAACAGCATATATCAGTTGCGACTCTGCTCACTTACAACTCAGATTCTCACTAGAGACAAAAACCAGAGGTTTGACGTGAGTTTTGCTGCCaagtttttctttataaaagaaagCATACCCAGGCCAAACACACCGCTAAGACGAGATAACAGACAAGTCTGTAAACTTATGGATAAACAATTATTGTCTGCATTTAGTTTTGGGGCacatattaatttttaagtaacCACATTTactaaaaattatttgcagataTTTCAAGAGAACATGCACCCAGTTCCAATTTTCAACATGTTATATGATACATGCCTTCGATTTACTTTTTAAAGGACGCTACATAACAATATGCTCCAGATTAGTTATAaacaattaaaactaaaaaaagtCCCGTTATTGTAATTGTCAGAACTAGTTTTATGAATTCTCTACCAACATACTAATTAACAGGCATTTTAGGATGCCTTCCGCTCAAGTATAACAGATGaacaaaaaacaaattacaaCTTCTAGCCACACGagcaaaaaataccttttaaaaataccacCCTCTGTAGTCATATATaatcctacacacacacaaaaccaagaacCTCAAGAGCAGCCAAACTTCACCATGATTTTATAAAATAGGTATCTTATTTATGACCTGCTTTTGTTAAGTTGATCTTGGAATACTAGCAAGTATTCACATTAGACAGAATTCtagacaaaagaaataattttgcaactttttctcttaaaaaatgtgtttctacAGGTAACAGCCAAACAACCATATATTCCCTCTTGCATTTGATTGACTTTTCACTGCCTCAACAAATGGTAGCCACTCATTCTGGTAtccacagaggaaaacaaaaaaaaaaaaaggtgcatctAACTTTTTAAACATACTTTCAGCCAGCTGTTAATTTGTAATTGTTGCCCTGCATGTACAGGCTAACAACACAGACTGCCTTTCCAGCACACGCTGGTCTTTCCAGGCACTTGAAAGTGAGCTAACAGACACACACAGATTTAGTGTCAGCGAAATCTCAGCCAGACGTTGCCAAAATACTGTTATGCGGGGCAGAGTAGGGAGGGGCCGGGCAGATTTTTTCACAGGTTAAATAGACCTTTCGGACCCCGGTTATTCTATTCCCAATCACCCCAAGAATTTTAGGGGTGCGGGGAGCGAACTGTAACATACTGTTCAGGGCTTGGTCTCCCCTAGTCCCTCCCCTACCCGCCTGCACGTAAGGCGCTCTTAGTTACCGTGCTCTTCTGCGTAAACCGAATTCGCGGGATTAAATCCACTAATGCCGTGTTTTCATAAAGACCGACAGGATAAAGCGGCCACGAAAGCCGGGAGGCGGCACCAGCTACCACAGACTTACGAGCCGGCGAATACCGGCGCgcctcagccccgctccccccggggcgcAGCGGCTCTTCCCGcccatctctctccctctttcccccccgctccctgcctcgCCTCCGGCAC
Encoded proteins:
- the HNRNPK gene encoding heterogeneous nuclear ribonucleoprotein K isoform X1, yielding METEQQEETFTNTETNDLSTGKRPAEDMEEEQAFKRSRNTDEMVELRILLQSKNAGAVIGKGGKNIKALRTDYNASVSVPDSSGPERILSISADIETIGEILKKIIPTLEEYQHYKGSDFDCELRLLIHQSLAGGIIGVKGAKIKELRENTQTTIKLFQECCPHSTDRVVLIGGKPDRVVECIKIILDLISESPIKGRAQPYDPNFYDETYDYGGFTMMFDDRRGRPVGFPMRGRGGFDRMPPGRGGRPMPPSRRDYDDMSPRRGPPPPPPGRGGRGGSRARNLPLPPPPPPRGGDLMSYDRRGRPGDRYDGMVWEMMQCHVDACDDMQPPELFEGGSGYDYSYAGGRGSYGDLGGPIITTQVTIPKDLAGSIIGKGGQRIKQIRHESGASIKIDEPLEGSEDRIITITGTQDQIQNAQYLLQNSVKQYADVEGF
- the HNRNPK gene encoding heterogeneous nuclear ribonucleoprotein K isoform X6 — translated: METEQQEETFTNTETNGKRPAEDMEEEQAFKRSRNTDEMVELRILLQSKNAGAVIGKGGKNIKALRTDYNASVSVPDSSGPERILSISADIETIGEILKKIIPTLEEYQHYKGSDFDCELRLLIHQSLAGGIIGVKGAKIKELRENTQTTIKLFQECCPHSTDRVVLIGGKPDRVVECIKIILDLISESPIKGRAQPYDPNFYDETYDYGGFTMMFDDRRGRPVGFPMRGRGGFDRMPPGRGGRPMPPSRRDYDDMSPRRGPPPPPPGRGGRGGSRARNLPLPPPPPPRGGDLMSYDRRGRPGDRYDGMMMQCHVDACDDMQPPELFEGGSGYDYSYAGGRGSYGDLGGPIITTQVTIPKDLAGSIIGKGGQRIKQIRHESGASIKIDEPLEGSEDRIITITGTQDQIQNAQYLLQNSVKQYADVEGF
- the HNRNPK gene encoding heterogeneous nuclear ribonucleoprotein K isoform X7, with the translated sequence METEQQEETFTNTETNGKRPAEDMEEEQAFKRSRNTDEMVELRILLQSKNAGAVIGKGGKNIKALRTDYNASVSVPDSSGPERILSISADIETIGEILKKIIPTLEEYQHYKGSDFDCELRLLIHQSLAGGIIGVKGAKIKELRENTQTTIKLFQECCPHSTDRVVLIGGKPDRVVECIKIILDLISESPIKGRAQPYDPNFYDETYDYGGFTMMFDDRRGRPVGFPMRGRGGFDRMPPGRGGRPMPPSRRDYDDMSPRRGPPPPPPGRGGRGGSRARNLPLPPPPPPRGGDLMSYDRRGRPGDRYDGMMMQCHVDACDDMQPPELFEGGSGYDYSYAGGRGSYGDLGGPIITTQVTIPKDLAGSIIGKGGQRIKQIRHESGASIKIDEPLEGSEDRIITITGTQDQIQNAQYLLQNSVKQYSGKFF
- the HNRNPK gene encoding heterogeneous nuclear ribonucleoprotein K isoform X4, whose amino-acid sequence is METEQQEETFTNTETNGKRPAEDMEEEQAFKRSRNTDEMVELRILLQSKNAGAVIGKGGKNIKALRTDYNASVSVPDSSGPERILSISADIETIGEILKKIIPTLEEYQHYKGSDFDCELRLLIHQSLAGGIIGVKGAKIKELRENTQTTIKLFQECCPHSTDRVVLIGGKPDRVVECIKIILDLISESPIKGRAQPYDPNFYDETYDYGGFTMMFDDRRGRPVGFPMRGRGGFDRMPPGRGGRPMPPSRRDYDDMSPRRGPPPPPPGRGGRGGSRARNLPLPPPPPPRGGDLMSYDRRGRPGDRYDGMVWEMMQCHVDACDDMQPPELFEGGSGYDYSYAGGRGSYGDLGGPIITTQVTIPKDLAGSIIGKGGQRIKQIRHESGASIKIDEPLEGSEDRIITITGTQDQIQNAQYLLQNSVKQYADVEGF
- the HNRNPK gene encoding heterogeneous nuclear ribonucleoprotein K isoform X3, which codes for METEQQEETFTNTETNDLSTGKRPAEDMEEEQAFKRSRNTDEMVELRILLQSKNAGAVIGKGGKNIKALRTDYNASVSVPDSSGPERILSISADIETIGEILKKIIPTLEEYQHYKGSDFDCELRLLIHQSLAGGIIGVKGAKIKELRENTQTTIKLFQECCPHSTDRVVLIGGKPDRVVECIKIILDLISESPIKGRAQPYDPNFYDETYDYGGFTMMFDDRRGRPVGFPMRGRGGFDRMPPGRGGRPMPPSRRDYDDMSPRRGPPPPPPGRGGRGGSRARNLPLPPPPPPRGGDLMSYDRRGRPGDRYDGMMMQCHVDACDDMQPPELFEGGSGYDYSYAGGRGSYGDLGGPIITTQVTIPKDLAGSIIGKGGQRIKQIRHESGASIKIDEPLEGSEDRIITITGTQDQIQNAQYLLQNSVKQYADVEGF
- the HNRNPK gene encoding heterogeneous nuclear ribonucleoprotein K isoform X2, with the protein product METEQQEETFTNTETNDLSTGKRPAEDMEEEQAFKRSRNTDEMVELRILLQSKNAGAVIGKGGKNIKALRTDYNASVSVPDSSGPERILSISADIETIGEILKKIIPTLEEYQHYKGSDFDCELRLLIHQSLAGGIIGVKGAKIKELRENTQTTIKLFQECCPHSTDRVVLIGGKPDRVVECIKIILDLISESPIKGRAQPYDPNFYDETYDYGGFTMMFDDRRGRPVGFPMRGRGGFDRMPPGRGGRPMPPSRRDYDDMSPRRGPPPPPPGRGGRGGSRARNLPLPPPPPPRGGDLMSYDRRGRPGDRYDGMVWEMMQCHVDACDDMQPPELFEGGSGYDYSYAGGRGSYGDLGGPIITTQVTIPKDLAGSIIGKGGQRIKQIRHESGASIKIDEPLEGSEDRIITITGTQDQIQNAQYLLQNSVKQYSGKFF
- the HNRNPK gene encoding heterogeneous nuclear ribonucleoprotein K isoform X5; its protein translation is METEQQEETFTNTETNDLSTGKRPAEDMEEEQAFKRSRNTDEMVELRILLQSKNAGAVIGKGGKNIKALRTDYNASVSVPDSSGPERILSISADIETIGEILKKIIPTLEEYQHYKGSDFDCELRLLIHQSLAGGIIGVKGAKIKELRENTQTTIKLFQECCPHSTDRVVLIGGKPDRVVECIKIILDLISESPIKGRAQPYDPNFYDETYDYGGFTMMFDDRRGRPVGFPMRGRGGFDRMPPGRGGRPMPPSRRDYDDMSPRRGPPPPPPGRGGRGGSRARNLPLPPPPPPRGGDLMSYDRRGRPGDRYDGMMMQCHVDACDDMQPPELFEGGSGYDYSYAGGRGSYGDLGGPIITTQVTIPKDLAGSIIGKGGQRIKQIRHESGASIKIDEPLEGSEDRIITITGTQDQIQNAQYLLQNSVKQYSGKFF